Part of the Polyodon spathula isolate WHYD16114869_AA chromosome 18, ASM1765450v1, whole genome shotgun sequence genome, CAGTGGGGAAGTTTCACTGAGATTGTATTTATATTTCCCAAATTCTGCTTCCCTATTTAACTATGTACTTGGCATCCCCCTTGTGTTTTCAGTTAGTTAACATATGAACTAATGAGTCCTGGTTTGCTTCCATTCATGCTCCCATAATTCTACTGCAAAACAACGTTGCAGTGCAGCCGAGATTTACCTCTTATGTGTGTGCATTACACAATCAGTACCCCAAACAGGACTAACCACCAGAAACACTGGAGAGAGGGGTGCAAATCGAAATGAAACAAGACagttgtgcagctgtaagatgtGGAATAGTGGACATAAAAGGCATTTGACTCTGTACTGCAGCCTTCATGCAGTGGTATGGGGCTGTGAAAAGGAAACCAGGAAATGCTGAGGAGAACCTCCAGAGAAATGAGCTTACCTGTTTGTATTCAGTGATGATCGCTGTAGTTTTCTTGATCTCCAAATCTGCCTTTTCCAACTCCCTCCGAAACACTTCTTTGAGCTAAAAACAAGATAAACATCTCATTAGGTCTAACACACAGGAAGAACACCTCCCTCAGGATTTACTTTCTGATTTATACCTCTTTTAATTACTGCATTGTTACACTAACCTGGAAATATCACTGCTGAATATACACACTCACAACTCTCAATCTCCACTAGCAGTGAGCTAACTAAGCTTGTGTGCAATTAAAAGGCTTGATTATATCAGAAAAAGTGTGGTTAGGTTAAGATATTAAACTGTTAAGCATGCCAGGACATGTGTCAGGACTGTACCTGTGCTGTCTCTTCTTCCTGCCTTCTCTTCTCATCCTCTGTGTCCACCAGCTTCTGCTTGGTGAGGAGAAGTTCCTTGTTCAGCACATCAGCTTTGTCCTCAGCCTGGAATACAGTGGAAAACACAAGGTCAACAGCCAGCCTCCTGCCAACTGCTTGGCTCTCTCAAACACAAATGCACTGTACTGATCCCTGCACCAGAGAAGCTAGTTTCAAATACTAATGAACTGTACTGATCCCTGCACCAGAGAAGCTTGTTTCAAATACTAATGAACTGTACTGATCCCTGCACCAGAGAAGCTTGTTTCAAATACTAATGAACTGTACTGATCCCTGCACCAGAGAAGCTTGTTTCAAATACTAATGAACTGTACTGATCCCTGCACCAGAGAAGCTTGTTTCAAATACTAATGCACTGTACTGATCCCTGCACCAGAGAAGCTTGTTTCAAATACTAATGCACTGTACTGATCCCTGCACCAGAGAATCCTGTGAGTGGACAGCAGGGCTggttcaagttgtttttttaggCTCCGAGGTTTCAGATTCGGGTAGGGGAGCTGCACTAGTTTATAATAATCTTTGATAATTTATGTCAGCTCCTGGATTCCCTTCCTTGATATCCAATTTAAAAGGAATGTATATTAAACATTCATATGcttcattttagttttgaattACTATTGCTGAGCCATTAAACAAGCTCAGATAGCAGTCActttttgtagcttttttttagcagttttttttttatatttttttttttttagtaaactttCAGTAtctgttttattggttaaaaccaaaaatcagaagccctacttataatacACTCACTGCCATATCACAGACCGCCTCCTCACTCAATGCACCCACTGCAAGCAAAGCATTCCACAGTGTACCTGGTCCAAGTCGTTGCGGAGGGCAATCTTGCTCGTGACGAGCTCATGCGCCAGGTCGTCGTTCTCTTGTTCCAGACGCATGCTTGCCTCCTGGAGCCGGCGgttctccctctagtggtggaagagagaaataaaaaaagtgggAAATCAGTCCTTGTTAAGTTCGCTACAGCAGGAGATTGTTGGAGCATAAATGATTGGCGTTGCAGCAACTGCTTAAAAAGCTAGAAAGCGTTTGCTGCAGATACACGAAGCGCAAGGCTgcttaaaatgaagaagaaaatctTTTTATATCCAGTACTACATATCTTATTTAACATCCCTCAAAATAAAACTAgaggattatttttgtttatcagCCTACGAACAAATATTAAGGCCTACCATTTTTTGCTATTTCATGACAAACTCAATTTCACACTATTGTACACAGGCTTGTGATCGGCATCTTATTGCATACTTAAAGGATAACCACAGAGACTTATACGCAATATGTTACTGTCGAACTTGCCTGAACCTCCTGGTTACCTCCACCATTACATCTAGTagtaaaatattcatttaaataagagatAACTAATAAATGAGGCTTGTCTTAAAGTGACcgtaaaagtgttttgttctttcttttgtattatCATTCCCCAGTACGTAACAAAAGCTAGACATTTTTGCTTTTGATCTCTTCTGTGGTAGTATTCGTAGCCTTTGATTATTAAAAGTAGGCTGTGTCAATTTCAGATCAATCATTCCCACGTTCCAGGGGCCAGTTGTGAGCTGAGTAGAGTAGTAGTTACTTCATAGCCTGACAAAGTGACCGTTACATTTATCACAATTAAACAGCATTTGGATAAAACATCTTAAAGGGCACGTAaggaccattttattttattgtgttacatgttcccatgtgttgctacaactgtttatgtaaggtgtgtgtattgttttatttttttttttttttatattttgaccacttttttaaaaacttttaaattccattccctgcctcaagatggcttcccatgtacccacagtGACCTCTGAGAACTACATCATCAtccccctgctcacatatgtaactgagatggatttaccagtgagcaggaggatgatgggaaatgtagttctgagaggtccatgcaggtacatgggaagccatcttgaggcaatttaaaagtttaaaaaagtggtcaaaatgtataaataaataaataaataaataaaaaataataaaaataaataataataataataataataataataataataataataataataataataataataataataataatataacaataaacacaccttacataaacagttgtagcaacacatgggaacatgtaacacaataaaataaaaaaggtccttatgtgccctttaaggaCAGCGATCCAGAATATGCTGCACACTTAACCAGGGGAAGGTATCAAAtctgtttatatcatta contains:
- the rabgap1l gene encoding rab GTPase-activating protein 1 isoform X3, whose translation is MMEEVSITVAYDAYVFSQIYEEDFFAKMVAVSKPKPVVPTKKLKKYEKEYQAMRENQLQQEDPIDRYKRENRRLQEASMRLEQENDDLAHELVTSKIALRNDLDQAEDKADVLNKELLLTKQKLVDTEDEKRRQEEETAQLKEVFRRELEKADLEIKKTTAIITEYKQVSSFLWRFSSAFPGFLFTAPYHCMKAAVQSQMPFMSTIPHLTAAQLSCFISICTPLSSVSGG